Proteins from one Anopheles nili chromosome 2, idAnoNiliSN_F5_01, whole genome shotgun sequence genomic window:
- the LOC128730831 gene encoding probable RNA-binding protein 18 produces the protein MDHLEPSFQDDRRLWLGNLDSRITEYQLLKIVQKYGKIEKFDMLFHRSGPLAGYPRGYAFVTYENHEDSESALRRLDGKMVGEKTIVVRWAKHVNREEGDKAKPKIEIPCLAGGSKGGANGPLSQQTKIQALEAKLKMLESRSDDLVINRSTTSERPIIERYQYNINQPQRADQKMKRSHHMGGHGRGGNRNAPYRSSHRHK, from the exons ATGGATCATTTAGAA CCCTCCTTCCAAGATGACCGCAGGCTTTGGCTAGGAAATTTGGACAGTCGAATTACTGA GTATCAACTACTGAAAATCGTGCAAAAATACGGCAAAATTGAAAAGTTCGACATGCTGTTTCATCGTTCCGGACCGCTAGCAGGCTATCCCAGAGGATACGCCTTTGTAACCTACGAAAAT CATGAAGATTCAGAATCTGCCCTACGCAGGCTGGATGGCAAAATGGTTGGAGAGAAAACGATCGTTGTACGATGGGCAAAACATGTGAACCGTGAAGAAGGAGACAAAGCGAAGCCAAAAATCGAGATTCCTTGTCTGGCAGGTGGTTCCAAAGGAGGTGCCAACGGGCCACTTAGTCAACAGACAAAAATACAAGCCCTCGAAGCTAAGCTAAAAATGTTGGAGAGCAGATCCGACGATCTCGTTATCAACAGGTCGACTACTTCCGAACGACCCATTATCGAGCGCTACCAGTACAACATAAATCAACCGCAGCGAGCGGATCAGAAGATGAAACGGTCACATCACATGGGTGGCCACGGCCGCGGCGGAAACCGAAACGCTCCATACAGAAGTTCACACCGCCATAAATAA
- the LOC128720049 gene encoding ubiquitin carboxyl-terminal hydrolase 46, whose protein sequence is MGANISQLERDIGSDQFPPNEHYFGLVNFGNTCYSNSVLQALYFCRPFREKVLEYKAKNRRTKETLLSCLADLFYSIATQKKKVGSIAPKKFIARLRKEKEEFDNYMQQDAHEFLNFLINHINEIILAERNQAKAGGAGSKASGTGNGSAGASVIANGASPQDNTSNSTEPTWVHEIFQGILTSETRCLNCETVSSKDENFFDLQVDVDQNTSITHCLRCFSNTETLCSDNKFKCDNCCSYQEAQKRMRVKKLPMILALHLKRFKYMEQYNRHIKVSHRVVFPLELRLFNTSDDAVNPDRLYDLMAVVIHCGSGPNRGHYISIVKSHGFWLLFDDDMVDKIEASTIEDFYGLTSDIQKSSETGYILFYQSRDCA, encoded by the exons ATG GGTGCCAATATTTCCCAACTTGAGCGTGACATCGGGTCAGACCAATTTCCGCCGAACGAGCATTACTTCGGTCTGGTCAAT TTCGGTAACACCTGCTATAGCAATTCGGTGCTACAAGCTCTCTACTTTTGCCGGCCATTCCGGGAGAAAGTACTAGAATACAAGGCAAAAAACAGGCGCACGAAGGAGACGCTCCTGTCATGCCTGGCTGACCTCTTCTACAGCATTGCAACGCAGAAGAAAAAGGTGGGGTCTATAGCACCCAAAAAATTCATCGCTCGGTTGCGCAAGGAAAAGGAAGAGTTCGACAACTACATGCAGCAGGATGCCCACGAGTTCCTTAACTTTCTTATTAACCATATAAACGAAATCATCCTTGCGGAACGCAACCAGGCAAAGGCGGGCGGTGCCGGAAGTAAAGCGAGTGGTACCGGCAACGGCTCTGCCGGTGCAAGCGTCATTGCAAATGGAGCAAGCCCTCAGGATAATACTAGCAACAGTACCGAACCGACGTGGGTGCACGAAATATTTCAGGGAATTTTGACGAGTGAGACACGTTGCCTCAACTGCGAAACGGTCAGCAGCAAGGACGAGAATTTCTTCGACCTGCAGGTCGACGTAGATCAGAACACCAGCATAACGCACTGCTTGCGATGCTTCAGCAACACAGAGACATTGTGTAGTGATAacaaattcaaatgtgataacTGTTGTAGCTATCAAGAAGCGCAGAAACGAATGCGCGTCAAAAAGCTGCCCATGATACTGGCCTTGCATTTGAAACGGTTCAAGTACATGGAACAATACAATCGACACATAAAAGTCTCGCATCGAGTAGTATTCCCACTCGAACTGAGGCTCTTCAATACG TCCGACGATGCAGTCAACCCGGACCGGTTGTACGATCTTATGGCGGTAGTCATTCACTGCGGTTCGGGTCCAAACCGTGGCCATTACATCAGTATTGTAAAAAGCCATGGCTTCTGGTTGCTGTTTGATGATGATATGGTTGAT AAAATTGAAGCTTCCACCATTGAAGACTTTTACGGGTTGACGTCGGACATACAAAAATCCTCGGAAACCGGTTATATTCTATTTTATCAGTCACGCGACTGTGCGTAG
- the LOC128730912 gene encoding 26S proteasome non-ATPase regulatory subunit 7: MPSELSTTKVIVHPLVLLSVVDHFNRMGKIGNQKRVVGVLLGCWRAKGVLDVSNSFAVPFDEDDKDKSVWFLDHDYLENMYGMFKKVNARERVVGWYHTGPKLCQNDIAINELIRRYCPNSVLVIIDAKPKDLGLPTEAYIAVEEVHDDGSPTSKTFEHVPSEIGAEEAEEVGVEHLLRDIKDTTVGSLSQKITNQLLGLKGLNAQLRDIKNYLLKVGNGQLPVNHQIVYQLQDILNLLPDIAQENFTDTLYVKTNDQMLVVYLASLVRSIIALHNLINNKLTNRDAEEGKKSDDAKDKKTQESKDAASDKDKTKKDSEKDGKKEDAKAEKVKDEKKK; encoded by the exons ATGCCTTCGGAACTCAGTACTACCAAAGTGATTGTGCATCCGCTGGTGTTGCTCAGCGTGGTGGACCATTTCAATCGTATGGGCAAGATTGGCAATCAGAAACGCGTTGTAGGTGTTCTGCTTGGGTGCTGGCGTGCGAAGGGTGTTTTGGATGTTTCGAACAGTTTTGCAG TTCCGTTTGACGAGGATGACAAAGATAAATCGGTCTGGTTTTTGGACCACGACTACCTGGAAAACATGTACGGCATGTTCAAAAAGGTGAATGCCCGCGAGCGTGTTGTAGGCTGGTatcatacggggccaaaactGTGCCAGAACGATATCGCCATCAATGAACTGATCAGACGCTACTGTCCCAATTCAGTTCTGGTAATAATCGATGCTAAACCGAAAGATCTGGGTCTTCCGACGGAAGCGTACATCGCTGTGGAGGAAGTGCACGACGATGGGTCTCCCACATCGAAGACATTTGAACACGTCCCTAGCGAGATCGGCGCAGAAGAGGCCGAAGAAGTAGGTGTGGAGCATCTACTGCGTGACATTAAGGACACCACCGTTGGCAGTCTCTCGCAGAAGATTACAAACCAGCTTCTGGGTCTGAAAGGTCTCAACGCTCAACTGCGAGACATAAAAAATTATCTTCTCAAAGTTGGCAATGGTCAGCTGCCGGTGAATCATCAGATTGTGTATCAGCTGCAGGACATCCTGAATCTGTTACCGGATATAGCACAGGAAAACTTCACCGATACGTTGTACGTGAAGACAAACGATCAGATGCTTGTGGTTTATCTTGCATCGCTAGTACGATCCATCATTGCTTTGCACAACTTGATCAATAATAAGCTCACGAATCGAGATGCAGAAGAAGGTAAGAAGAGCGATGACGCAAAGGATAAAAAGACTCAGGAAAGCAAAGATGCTGCGTCGGAcaaggacaaaacaaaaaaggatagtGAGAAAGATGGCAAGAAGGAGGACGCTAAAGCAGAGAAAGTGAAAgacgagaagaagaagtaa
- the LOC128722173 gene encoding 60S ribosomal protein L21, which produces MTNSKGYRRGTRDMFSRGFRKHGTIPLSTYMKVYKSGDYVDIKGHGAVHKGMPYKAYHGKTGRVYNVTKHALGVIVNKRVRGKILPKRINVRVEHVNPSRCREDFLKRVKENDEKRRAIKARNMPKFKVSLKRKPKQPRQAQVIKNPPEPIFLAPIPYEFVA; this is translated from the exons ATGACGAACTCCAAGGGTTATCGTCGAGGAACTCGGGATATGTTCTCCCGGGGATTCCGCAAGCATGGCACCATCCCGCTGTCCACCTACATGAAGGTCTACAAGTCCGGAGATTACGTTGATATCAAG GGACACGGAGCTGTACATAAGGGCATGCCCTACAAGGCGTATCATGGTAAAACTGGACGCGTCTACAATGTCACGAAGCACGCGTTAGGCGTCATCGTAAACAAGCGCGTTCGTGGAAAGATTCTACCTAAGCGCATCAACGTACGCGTCGAGCATGTGAATCCTTCCCGCTGCCGTGAGGATTTCCTGAAACGTGTGAAGGAAAACGACGAGAAACGCCGGGCGATCAAGGCTCGCAACATGCCGAAGTTTAAGGTGTCGCTAAAGCGTAAGCCGAAACAGCCGCGCCAGGCTCAGGTCATCAAGAACCCACCGGAGCCCATCTTCCTGGCCCCGATTCCGTATGAATTTGTGGCTTAA
- the LOC128721597 gene encoding eukaryotic translation initiation factor 3 subunit B, with product MAKKKGEEQDFEEEPNFDDPEGFVDDVSDEELLGDFLKQKPCESDGVENVIVVDNMPVVGASRFLKLKGIIEKIFKHAGTIVNVHYPKDEEDNTKGYAFIEYKNLESAEEAVKSLNNHRLDKHFTLLVNRFSDFQKYSDIPKEWSPPQPQPYKVQNDLYNFLSEPDAQDQFCVVSETVPGSVQVQFCQNTQPEPTELLKRERFTDTYVKWSPKGTYIVTFHKQGVIIWGGSNFVKVNKFPHGNAQFVDISPCEQYLVTYGPNGQKIVIWDIRTGAEKRAFVSDGMSNASMLRWSHDDRYVARLIDSQIQIYDTTTFFLLDMKSIKVEGIRNFSWSPTDNIIAYWVAEEVDVPAKVTLLAIPKKTELRTKNLFNVADCKIHWQKSGDYLCVKVDRFSKSKKEKKDKKDSDVKFLGMFYNFEIFHMREKDIPVDSVEVKETILAFAWEPVGSKFSIIHGEPASANVSFYETNKGQEPVLVKKMEKKVCSHLFWSPRGQFIVLANLQMGAFEFVDTNDFSIMKTGDHYRASEVEWDPTGRYVVTGTSGKAKEDQGYYMWSFQGRILKRVNLKNFMLFLWRPRPPTLLTEAKQKEIRKNLKKYYSQFESKDRLRMTRASKELIEKRAKLREQFTEYRSKRVKEWEDQKYRRMQLRNNIDTDTLEADPDNVEEEIVEILIREDTTVIE from the exons ATGGCTAAAAAGAAAGGAGAGGAACAGGACTTCGAAGAGGAACCCAACTTCGATGATCCGGAGGGATTTGTGGACGATGTTTCGGACGAAG AGCTGCTCGGGGATTTTCTGAAGCAAAAACCGTGTGAATCcgatggcgtggaaaacgtgATAGTAGTCGATAATATGCCCGTAGTCGGAGCGTCCCGCTTCCTGAAGCTAAAGGGCATTATTGAGAAGATCTTCAAGCACGCCGGCACAATCGTCAATGTGCACTACCCGAAGGATGAGGAAGACAATACCAAGGGTTACGCGTTCATCGAGTACAAGAACCTCGAAAGTGCCGAAGAGGCGGTGAAATCGTTGAACAATCACCGTCTGGATAAGCATTTTACGCTGTTGGTGAATCGGTTTTCGGACTTCCAGAAGTATTCCGACATCCCTAAAGAGTGGTCTCCACCCCAGCCGCAACCGTACAAGGTGCAGAACGATTTGTACAACTTCCTGTCGGAACCGGACGCGCAGGATCAATTCTGCGTTGTTTCGGAAACGGTGCCTGGCTCGGTGCAGGTTCAATTCTGCCAGAACACCCAACCCGAACCGACGGAATTGCTGAAGCGAGAGCGTTTCACTGATACGTACGTGAAGTGGTCCCCGAAAGGAACGTACATCGTGACGTTCCACAAGCAGGGTGTCATCATCTGGGGTGGATCGAACTTCGTGAAAGTGAACAAATTCCCGCACGGTAACGCTCAATTTGTCGATATCTCGCCGTGTGAGCAGTATTTAGTGACATATGGACCGAACGGGCAAAAAATCGTCATCTGGGACATTCGAACTGGAGCCGAGAAGCGAGCCTTCGTTTCTGATGGCATGTCGAACGCATCGATGCTGCGCTGGTCGCATGACGATCGGTACGTGGCCAGATTGATCGACAGTCAGATTCAGATCTACGACACGACCACCTTCTTCCTGCTGGACATGAAGTCCATCAAGGTGGAAGGTATCCGCAACTTCAGCTGGTCACCGACGGATAATATCATAGCCTATTGGGTGGCAGAGGAGGTGGACGTTCCTGCCAAGGTGACACTGCTAGCCATCCCGAAAAAGACGGAACTTCGCACAAAGAATTTGTTCAACGTAGCGGATTGCAAGATTCATTGGCAAAAGTCCGGCGATTATCTGTGTGTGAAGGTCGATCGGTtctcgaaatcgaaaaaagaaaagaaggacaAAAAGGATTCGGATGTGAAATTCCTGGGTATGTTTTACAACTTTGAAATCTTCCACATGCGCGAAAAGGACATTCCAGTGGATTCGGTCGAAGTGAAGGAAACGATTCTTGCCTTTGCCTGGGAACCGGTAGGATCTAAGTTCTCCATCATCCATGGTGAACCAGCATCCGCTAACGTGAGCTTCTACGAAACTAACAAAGGTCAAGAGCCGGTATTAGTGAAAAAGATGGAGAAGAAGGTTTGTAGCCATTTGTTCTGGTCTCCACGAGGCCAGTTCATTGTGCTTGCAAATCTGCAGATGGGTGCATTCGAGTTCGTTGACACGAACGATTTCTCCATCATGAAGACGGGCGATCATTACCGGGCATCGGAGGTCGAATGGGATCCGACTGGCCGATACGTTGTGACAGGAACATCTGGAAAG GCGAAAGAAGACCAGGGTTACTACATGTGGTCGTTCCAAGGACGTATATTGAAACGCGTGAACTTAAAGAACTTTATGCTTTTCCTGTGGCGACCGCGACCACCGACGCTGCTAACGGAAGCCAAGCAGAAGGAGATTCGCAAAAATCTGAAGAAGTACTACTCACAGTTCGAGAGCAAGGATCGTTTGCGAATGACCCGCGCCTCGAAGGAATTGATCGAGAAGCGCGCGAAGTTACGGGAGCAGTTTACCGAGTACCGCTCGAAGCGTGTCAAGGAGTGGGAGGATCAGAAGTATCGTCGTATGCAGTTGAGAAACA ATATCGACACAGACACACTGGAGGCTGATCCAGATAATGTTGAAGAGGAGATTGTTGAAATACTTATTCGTGAAGATACAACCGTTATCGAGTAA
- the LOC128730832 gene encoding probable 28S ribosomal protein S25, mitochondrial: MPFMKGKAPIRRSLQYLNACQLMLKDKVKIFSVNYNTYGEHHEGARDFVFWNIPQIQYKNPKVQVVTFKNMTPSPFIRCYFENGKQMLIDIDSKNRQEIIQHLTTVVGKSEDVLKAEAKLAEKQDNPANFGVGCMKHCICEIPGQLPCPGVVPVPKHMRGKFKYQMKE; the protein is encoded by the exons ATGCCTTTCATGAAAGGTAAAGCTCCGATCAGGAGATCTTTACAATACCTGAATGCCTGCCAACTAATGTTAAAAGACAAAGTTAAAATCTTTAGCGTAAATTACAATACTTACGGTGAACATCATGAGGGAGCCAG ggattttgttttttggaacATACCTCAAATACAGTACAAAAACCCAAAGGTGCAAGTGgtaacatttaaaaatatgACTCCTTCTCCATTTATTCGATGTTATTTTG AAAACGGGAAACAAATGTTAATTGATATTGATAGTAAAAACAGGCAGGAAATTATTCAACATTTAACTACGGTTGTGGGGAAATCCGA AGATGTCCTAAAGGCGGAAGCAAAACTTGCTGAGAAGCAGGATAATCCAGCAAACTTTGGTGTTGGTTGTATGAAGCACTGCATTTGCGAAATCCCAGGTCAGCTGCCGTGTCCTGGCGTAGTACCGGTACCAAAGCATATGCGAGGAAAGTTCAAGTATCAAATGAAAGAATAA